A DNA window from Pseudomonas resinovorans NBRC 106553 contains the following coding sequences:
- a CDS encoding malonic semialdehyde reductase, which yields MSKRLSEEGMDLLFREARTYSAWQEKPVSDYTLRGLYDLMKWGPTSANCCPARILFLRTPEAKRRLLPALAPGNVDKTMAAPVTAIIAYDLKFYEQLPKLFPHTDARAWFADTPELAGLTARRNSSLQGAYFMLAARAMGLDCGPMSGFDNAMVDHEFFPADGSATAFQLEHFADSQVKSSFLCNLGYGDASKLHPRAPRLEFDEACKLL from the coding sequence ATGAGCAAACGACTGAGCGAGGAGGGCATGGACCTGCTGTTCCGCGAGGCACGCACCTACAGTGCCTGGCAGGAGAAGCCCGTGAGCGACTACACCCTGCGCGGGCTCTACGACCTGATGAAGTGGGGCCCCACCAGCGCCAACTGCTGTCCGGCGCGCATCCTCTTCCTGCGTACGCCCGAGGCCAAGCGTCGCCTGCTGCCGGCCCTGGCGCCGGGCAACGTGGACAAGACCATGGCGGCGCCGGTCACCGCGATCATCGCCTACGACCTGAAGTTCTACGAGCAATTGCCCAAGCTCTTCCCCCACACCGATGCCCGTGCCTGGTTCGCCGACACCCCGGAGCTGGCCGGCCTCACGGCGCGGCGCAACAGCTCGCTGCAGGGTGCCTACTTCATGCTGGCGGCAAGGGCCATGGGGCTGGACTGCGGGCCGATGTCAGGCTTCGACAACGCCATGGTGGACCATGAATTCTTCCCCGCCGACGGCAGCGCCACGGCCTTCCAGCTGGAGCACTTCGCGGACAGCCAGGTGAAATCCAGCTTCCTCTGCAACCTGGGCTACGGCGATGCCTCGAAACTGCACCCGCGTGCGCCGCGCCTGGAGTTCGACGAGGCGTGCAAGCTGCTCTAG
- a CDS encoding glutaredoxin domain-containing protein produces the protein MTTARYYHAGCPVCVSAEQTLLNLLAPDVKVEVVHLGEAPSRVAEAEAAGVESVPALVVDGNVLHINFGAAIADLK, from the coding sequence ATGACCACCGCTCGCTACTACCACGCCGGCTGCCCGGTTTGCGTTTCCGCCGAACAGACCCTGCTGAACCTGCTCGCCCCCGACGTGAAGGTCGAAGTCGTGCACCTGGGCGAAGCCCCTTCCCGCGTCGCCGAGGCCGAAGCCGCCGGTGTGGAGTCGGTACCCGCCCTGGTGGTGGACGGCAATGTCCTGCACATCAACTTCGGCGCCGCCATCGCCGACCTGAAGTGA
- a CDS encoding DUF2024 family protein, with translation MHVKVFDTHVRTRDGRYLHFDVLTNGGDQAQASRFAGEWLTSQGVQGADIAASECLFCHSEIANAQVEANIARQGYSIIPLQGC, from the coding sequence ATGCACGTCAAAGTCTTCGATACCCATGTCCGTACCCGCGATGGCCGCTACCTGCACTTCGATGTGCTGACCAACGGCGGCGACCAGGCCCAGGCCAGCCGCTTCGCCGGCGAATGGCTGACCAGCCAGGGCGTGCAAGGCGCCGATATCGCCGCCAGCGAGTGCCTGTTCTGTCACAGCGAGATCGCCAATGCGCAAGTGGAGGCCAACATTGCCCGCCAGGGCTACTCCATCATCCCGCTGCAAGGTTGCTGA
- the pcaQ gene encoding pca operon transcription factor PcaQ: protein MNIDTRIKFRHLLCFLEVARQGSLARAADQLAVSQPAISKTLKELEEVLEASLFDRSKSGVSLTEAGLAFMRYAGPCVQALRDGVNSLREGEYAAGSVRLGVLSTVEGLLVPEVVQRLHQRHPSLVVSVLTGPGAFLLSQLRVGELDLVVGRMTDSPEIHGLTFEHLYSESMTLVVRAGHPLLEEGADRRSLDGFPLVLPLAGTTIRKHADGFFVQSGISPPRQRLETLSLALSRRYVLSGNAVWIAPLDAVRLDLGKGELVELDLGFKEPGGSVGICSNASLPLSLAAHWAVETLREAALDYREGRLT, encoded by the coding sequence TTGAACATCGACACCCGCATCAAATTCCGCCACCTGCTGTGTTTCCTCGAGGTGGCCCGCCAGGGCAGCCTGGCCCGTGCCGCAGACCAGTTGGCGGTAAGCCAGCCGGCCATCTCCAAGACCCTCAAGGAGCTGGAGGAGGTACTTGAGGCCAGCCTGTTCGATCGCAGCAAGAGCGGCGTGAGCCTGACCGAGGCCGGGCTGGCCTTCATGCGCTACGCCGGCCCCTGCGTGCAGGCCCTGCGCGACGGGGTGAACAGCCTGCGGGAAGGCGAGTACGCGGCCGGCAGCGTACGGCTCGGCGTGCTGTCCACCGTGGAAGGCCTGCTGGTACCGGAAGTGGTGCAGCGCCTGCACCAGCGCCATCCCTCCCTGGTGGTCAGCGTGCTCACCGGCCCCGGTGCCTTCCTGCTTTCCCAGCTGCGGGTGGGGGAACTGGACCTGGTGGTCGGGCGCATGACCGACAGCCCGGAAATCCACGGCCTGACCTTCGAGCACCTGTACAGCGAATCCATGACCCTGGTGGTGCGCGCCGGCCATCCGTTGCTGGAGGAGGGCGCCGACCGCCGCTCCCTGGACGGCTTCCCGCTGGTGCTGCCGCTGGCCGGCACCACCATCCGCAAGCATGCCGACGGCTTTTTCGTGCAGAGCGGCATCAGCCCACCGCGCCAGCGCCTGGAAACCCTCTCGCTCGCCCTCAGCCGGCGCTACGTGCTGAGCGGCAACGCGGTCTGGATCGCGCCCCTGGACGCCGTACGCCTGGACCTGGGCAAGGGCGAGCTGGTGGAGCTGGACCTCGGTTTCAAGGAACCGGGCGGTTCGGTGGGCATCTGCAGCAATGCGTCCCTGCCGCTGTCCCTGGCGGCGCACTGGGCGGTGGAGACCCTGCGCGAGGCGGCGCTGGACTATCGTGAAGGGCGTCTGACATAA
- the pcaG gene encoding protocatechuate 3,4-dioxygenase subunit alpha, protein MPIELLPETASQTAGPYVHIGLALEAAGNPTRDQEIWNQMAKPGAPGEHILLFGNVYDGNGHLVRDSFLEFWQANHEGVYDSAFDLEKPFNSFGRTATTFDAGEWTLNTIKPGVVKNAAGVPMAPHINLSLFARGINIHLQTRLYFDDEAAANAVDPVLNLIEQPQRRETLVAQRCEVDGKLAYRFDIRIQGEGETVFFDF, encoded by the coding sequence ATGCCTATCGAACTGCTGCCGGAAACCGCCTCGCAGACCGCCGGCCCCTACGTGCACATCGGCCTGGCCCTGGAAGCGGCCGGCAACCCGACCCGCGACCAGGAAATCTGGAACCAGATGGCCAAGCCGGGCGCTCCCGGCGAGCACATCCTGCTCTTCGGCAACGTCTATGACGGCAATGGCCACCTGGTGCGCGACTCCTTCCTGGAGTTCTGGCAGGCCAACCACGAAGGCGTCTACGACAGCGCCTTCGACCTGGAGAAGCCGTTCAACAGTTTCGGCCGTACCGCCACCACCTTCGACGCCGGCGAATGGACCCTCAACACCATCAAGCCGGGCGTGGTGAAGAACGCCGCCGGCGTGCCCATGGCGCCGCACATCAACCTGTCGCTGTTCGCCCGTGGCATCAACATCCACCTGCAGACCCGCCTGTATTTCGATGACGAAGCCGCCGCCAACGCCGTGGACCCGGTGCTCAACCTGATCGAGCAGCCCCAGCGCCGCGAGACCCTGGTGGCGCAGCGTTGCGAAGTGGACGGCAAGCTGGCCTACCGCTTCGACATCCGTATCCAGGGAGAAGGGGAAACGGTGTTCTTTGACTTCTAG
- the zapE gene encoding cell division protein ZapE, whose translation MTSREPALAAPAEPIGRRIERHFDALLEARGYRADTAQRTAIVQLGQWLESFLGGKSGWLRRLPAGIYLWGGVGRGKSFVMDAFFAAAPVAAKRRVHFHAFLQELQERMREFAGQPDPLALAAKALAGEARLLCFDEFHVHDIGDAVLLGRLLKVLVEEGVGLVCTSNYDPDGLCPNPLYRERFKPAIALIEKRFLVLQLDAGEDYRLRRGDQETWGRYCWPQSGFAEGWIEARLGLGAAAERDAVVSVNHHPLRLLAMGGESAWLDFDELCRRPHSSADFLWLCRRFRQLAISNVPCLGEEAIDVQQRMVNLIDIAYDAGTELLLASQASLDDLCRGKPHMDFSRTRSRLQQLRPVRPGEPTDC comes from the coding sequence TTGACTTCTAGGGAACCCGCTCTCGCTGCACCGGCCGAACCCATCGGCCGGCGCATCGAAAGGCACTTCGACGCGCTGCTGGAGGCCCGGGGCTACCGGGCCGACACGGCGCAACGCACAGCCATTGTCCAGCTCGGGCAATGGCTGGAGTCGTTTCTGGGCGGCAAGAGTGGCTGGCTGCGGCGTTTGCCCGCCGGCATCTACCTCTGGGGCGGCGTAGGGCGGGGCAAGAGCTTCGTCATGGACGCCTTCTTCGCCGCCGCACCGGTCGCGGCCAAGCGCCGCGTGCATTTCCACGCCTTCCTGCAGGAACTGCAGGAGCGCATGCGCGAATTCGCCGGCCAACCCGATCCCCTGGCCCTGGCCGCCAAGGCCCTGGCGGGCGAGGCGCGATTGCTCTGCTTCGACGAATTCCATGTGCACGACATCGGCGACGCCGTGCTCCTCGGCCGCCTGCTCAAGGTGCTGGTGGAGGAGGGCGTGGGCCTGGTCTGCACCTCCAACTACGACCCCGACGGCCTTTGCCCGAACCCGCTGTACCGCGAGCGCTTCAAGCCGGCCATCGCGCTGATCGAGAAGCGCTTCCTGGTGCTGCAGCTGGACGCTGGCGAGGACTACCGCCTGCGCCGTGGCGACCAGGAAACCTGGGGCCGCTACTGCTGGCCGCAGTCGGGTTTCGCCGAGGGCTGGATCGAGGCTCGCCTGGGCCTCGGCGCCGCCGCCGAGCGTGACGCGGTGGTGTCGGTCAACCACCATCCCCTGCGCCTGCTCGCCATGGGCGGCGAGAGCGCCTGGCTGGATTTCGACGAGCTCTGCCGGCGTCCCCACTCCAGCGCCGACTTCCTCTGGCTCTGCCGGCGCTTCCGCCAACTGGCCATCAGCAATGTGCCGTGCCTGGGGGAAGAGGCCATCGACGTGCAGCAGCGCATGGTCAACCTGATCGACATCGCCTACGACGCCGGCACCGAGCTGCTGCTTGCCAGCCAAGCCAGCCTCGACGACCTGTGCCGGGGCAAACCCCACATGGACTTCTCCCGTACCCGCAGTCGCCTGCAGCAGCTCAGGCCGGTGCGGCCGGGCGAGCCAACGGATTGCTGA
- a CDS encoding MarR family winged helix-turn-helix transcriptional regulator: protein MTQLFDLFERLTSLMRIWHREHPLLADLQPVQLSALQYLARCNHYSDTPLAVTEYLGLTKGTVSQSLKALEAKGLIEKRQDQRDKRSVHLALTPAARELLAAVTPPEFLANATEAMGGDARELERLLGDLLRTVQQQVDVPGFGLCKTCRFHQQRDGEPFCGLTQEPLDRPAIELICREHQPPAEAA, encoded by the coding sequence ATGACCCAGCTCTTCGACCTGTTCGAACGCCTGACCAGCCTGATGCGCATCTGGCATCGGGAGCACCCGTTGCTGGCCGACCTGCAGCCGGTGCAGCTCAGCGCCCTGCAATACCTGGCGCGCTGCAACCACTACTCGGACACGCCGCTGGCGGTGACCGAGTACCTGGGGCTGACCAAGGGGACGGTGTCGCAATCGCTGAAGGCCCTGGAAGCCAAGGGCCTTATCGAGAAGCGCCAGGACCAGCGGGACAAGCGCAGCGTGCATCTGGCCCTGACGCCCGCCGCGCGGGAGCTGCTGGCGGCGGTGACGCCACCGGAATTCCTGGCGAACGCGACCGAGGCCATGGGCGGTGATGCGCGGGAACTGGAGCGGCTGCTGGGCGACCTGTTGCGTACCGTGCAGCAGCAGGTGGACGTGCCCGGCTTCGGCCTGTGCAAGACCTGCCGCTTCCACCAGCAACGGGACGGCGAGCCCTTCTGCGGGCTGACCCAGGAGCCCCTGGACCGTCCGGCCATCGAGCTGATCTGCCGCGAGCATCAGCCCCCGGCCGAGGCGGCCTGA
- a CDS encoding carboxymuconolactone decarboxylase family protein: protein MSTRIEWAKQAPEAYKAMIGLEQALAKSGLETSLLELIRLRASQINGCAYCVNMHANDARKAGETEARLQTLSVWQETRFFSERERAALDWVESLTRLPESHAPQHQFDALREHFSETEIVNLTLAIATINAWNRFGVGFAMVP from the coding sequence ATGAGCACAAGAATCGAATGGGCCAAACAGGCCCCCGAGGCCTACAAGGCGATGATCGGTCTGGAACAGGCCCTGGCCAAATCCGGCCTGGAGACCTCCCTGCTGGAACTGATCCGCCTGCGCGCCTCGCAGATCAACGGCTGCGCCTACTGCGTCAACATGCACGCCAATGACGCACGCAAGGCAGGCGAGACCGAAGCCCGCCTGCAGACCTTGAGCGTGTGGCAGGAGACCCGCTTCTTCAGCGAACGCGAGCGCGCCGCCCTGGACTGGGTGGAGAGCCTCACCCGGCTGCCGGAGAGCCACGCCCCGCAGCACCAGTTCGACGCCCTGCGCGAGCACTTCAGCGAGACCGAGATCGTCAACCTGACCCTGGCCATCGCCACCATCAACGCCTGGAACCGCTTCGGCGTCGGCTTCGCGATGGTGCCCTGA
- a CDS encoding PLP-dependent aminotransferase family protein yields MELHIVIQGSKDLSGQLYRQLREAIESGRLKAGTRLPPSRLLAEQLGISRKTVSDTYSLLTYDNLLTGKVGSGTFVNAQAVGQERKQGHESLASAAIIDKWRNLATTMGHPPMDAMLRYDFIGGATTRSQFPQDDWRRCAQHALRQTAKSRGLYSQAAGLPALRDAIARHVAFSRGVHCSALDVLVCHGAQQALDLLARVLIEPGCTVAVEDPGYPPARQLFAAQGAEVIGVPVDAEGICVAAIPEHVRLIYVTPSHQFPLGMPMSQARREALLEKALRIGAVIIEDDYDCEFRYEGRPSETLQSLDRQGAVVYVGTFSKSLQPELRLGYCILPPALVSAVTAAKQITDCHCATLPQWTLAKFIDEGCLLKHIRRCHALYSSRRERLLARFNGDLARWFEVVPSVAGFHLAVQTRVPVDIPLLVDLARKVDVGLYPLADFSYQTPPRNGLTFGYGAIETLDIDPALDRVRDILEQIT; encoded by the coding sequence ATGGAACTGCACATCGTCATCCAGGGCAGCAAGGACCTGTCCGGACAGCTCTACCGCCAATTGCGCGAAGCCATCGAGTCCGGCCGCCTCAAGGCCGGCACCCGGCTGCCGCCGAGCCGCCTGCTGGCCGAGCAGTTGGGCATCTCCCGCAAGACGGTGTCCGACACCTACAGCCTGCTGACCTACGACAACCTGCTCACCGGCAAGGTCGGCTCGGGCACCTTCGTCAACGCCCAGGCCGTCGGCCAGGAGCGCAAGCAAGGTCACGAATCCCTGGCCAGCGCCGCGATCATCGACAAGTGGCGCAACCTCGCCACCACCATGGGCCATCCGCCCATGGACGCGATGTTGCGCTACGACTTCATCGGCGGCGCCACCACCCGCAGCCAGTTCCCCCAGGACGACTGGCGCCGCTGCGCCCAGCACGCCCTGCGGCAGACGGCGAAATCCCGTGGGCTCTACAGCCAGGCCGCCGGCCTGCCCGCCCTGCGCGACGCCATCGCCCGGCATGTGGCGTTTTCCCGCGGGGTGCATTGCAGCGCCCTGGATGTGCTGGTCTGCCATGGCGCCCAGCAGGCCCTGGACCTGCTCGCCCGGGTGCTGATCGAGCCCGGCTGCACGGTTGCCGTGGAAGACCCGGGCTACCCGCCGGCGCGGCAACTCTTCGCCGCCCAGGGCGCCGAAGTGATCGGCGTACCGGTGGACGCCGAAGGCATCTGCGTCGCCGCCATTCCCGAGCACGTGCGGCTGATCTACGTGACCCCCTCGCACCAATTTCCCCTCGGCATGCCGATGAGCCAGGCGCGCCGCGAAGCCCTGCTGGAAAAGGCCCTGCGCATCGGCGCGGTGATCATCGAGGACGACTACGACTGCGAATTCCGCTATGAGGGCCGCCCCAGCGAAACCCTGCAGAGCCTCGACCGCCAGGGTGCGGTGGTCTATGTCGGGACCTTTTCCAAATCCCTGCAGCCCGAGCTGCGCCTGGGCTACTGCATCCTGCCGCCGGCACTGGTGTCGGCGGTCACCGCCGCCAAGCAGATCACCGACTGCCACTGCGCCACCCTGCCCCAGTGGACCCTGGCCAAGTTCATCGACGAAGGCTGCCTGCTGAAACACATCCGCCGTTGCCACGCGCTCTACAGCAGCCGCCGCGAACGCCTGCTGGCGCGCTTCAACGGCGACCTGGCGCGCTGGTTCGAGGTGGTGCCCTCGGTGGCCGGCTTCCACCTCGCCGTGCAGACCAGGGTGCCGGTGGACATCCCGCTGCTGGTGGACCTGGCGCGCAAGGTGGACGTGGGGCTCTACCCCCTGGCGGACTTCTCCTACCAGACGCCTCCGCGCAATGGCCTGACCTTCGGCTACGGCGCCATCGAAACCCTGGACATAGACCCGGCGCTGGACCGGGTGCGGGATATCCTCGAGCAGATTACCTAG
- the pcaH gene encoding protocatechuate 3,4-dioxygenase subunit beta, whose product MSDAENSRFVIRDRNWHPKAFTPDYKTSVARSPRQALVSIPQSVSETSGPDFSHLKMGQHDNDLLLNFNNGGLPIGERIIVSGRVMDQYGKPVPHTLVEMWQANAGGRYRHKNDRYLAPLDPNFGGVGRALTDSEGYYYFRTVKPGPYPWRNGPNDWRPAHIHFSVSGPSISTRLITQLYFEGDPMIPMCPIVKSIANPDAIQTLIARLDMSNAIPMDSLAYRFDIVLRGQRKTHFENR is encoded by the coding sequence ATGTCCGATGCGGAAAACAGCCGCTTCGTCATTCGTGACAGAAACTGGCACCCGAAAGCCTTCACCCCCGACTACAAGACGTCCGTCGCCCGCTCCCCGCGCCAGGCGCTGGTGAGCATCCCGCAATCGGTTTCCGAAACCAGCGGCCCGGACTTCTCCCACCTGAAGATGGGCCAGCACGACAACGACCTGCTGCTCAACTTCAACAACGGCGGGCTGCCCATCGGCGAGCGCATCATCGTTTCCGGCCGGGTCATGGACCAGTACGGCAAGCCGGTTCCCCACACCCTGGTGGAAATGTGGCAGGCCAACGCCGGCGGCCGCTACCGCCACAAGAACGACCGCTACCTGGCTCCGCTGGACCCGAACTTCGGCGGCGTCGGCCGCGCCCTGACCGACAGCGAAGGCTATTACTACTTCCGCACCGTCAAACCGGGCCCGTATCCCTGGCGCAACGGCCCGAACGACTGGCGTCCGGCGCATATCCATTTCTCGGTCAGCGGGCCGTCCATCTCCACCCGCCTGATCACCCAGCTGTATTTCGAAGGCGACCCGATGATCCCGATGTGCCCCATCGTCAAGAGCATCGCCAACCCCGACGCGATCCAGACCCTGATCGCCCGGCTCGACATGAGCAACGCCATCCCCATGGACAGCCTGGCCTATCGCTTCGACATCGTCCTGCGCGGCCAGCGCAAGACCCACTTCGAGAACCGCTGA
- a CDS encoding AEC family transporter: MLEILGITAPIFILIGIGYLSARGRLVSPEQVLGMGKFVITFALPALVIRALLEKPLAEVFDATYLLAYGIGSQLVFWAGFLFSRFVRKDSLSGSALAGMGMSVSNSGFIGYPIVAMVLGSPAAVALALGMLVENLLMIPLALAIAELGRQNGGGARAALLDTFKRLLRNPIIISISIGLALALLGVRLPSVPAKVVDMLASASAPVALFVIGASLAGLRAGGLVKDVAQLSIGKLLLHPLAVMLCFALLPPVDPVLRVAGVLFACSPMMSIYPILGQRFGLEGRCAAALVVCTVLAFVSISGFIGLLT, encoded by the coding sequence ATGCTTGAAATACTCGGTATCACCGCGCCCATCTTCATCCTGATCGGCATTGGCTACCTGTCGGCCCGTGGCCGATTGGTGAGCCCCGAACAGGTGCTGGGGATGGGCAAGTTCGTCATCACCTTCGCGCTGCCGGCGCTGGTCATTCGCGCCTTGCTGGAAAAGCCCCTGGCCGAGGTGTTCGACGCCACCTACCTGTTGGCCTATGGCATCGGCTCCCAGCTGGTGTTCTGGGCCGGCTTCCTGTTTTCCCGCTTCGTGCGCAAGGACAGCCTCAGCGGCAGCGCCCTCGCCGGCATGGGCATGTCGGTGTCCAACAGCGGCTTCATCGGCTACCCCATAGTCGCCATGGTGCTGGGCTCGCCGGCGGCGGTGGCCCTGGCGCTCGGCATGCTGGTGGAGAACCTGCTGATGATCCCCCTGGCCCTGGCCATCGCCGAACTGGGGCGGCAGAACGGCGGCGGTGCGCGCGCGGCCCTGCTGGATACCTTCAAGCGCCTGTTGCGCAACCCGATCATCATCTCCATCAGCATCGGCCTTGCGCTGGCCCTGCTCGGGGTTCGCCTGCCGAGCGTGCCGGCCAAGGTGGTGGACATGCTGGCCAGCGCCTCGGCGCCGGTGGCGCTGTTCGTCATCGGCGCCAGCCTGGCCGGGCTGCGCGCCGGTGGCCTGGTCAAGGATGTGGCCCAGCTCAGCATCGGCAAGCTGCTGCTGCACCCCCTGGCGGTGATGCTCTGCTTCGCGCTGCTGCCGCCGGTGGACCCGGTACTGCGGGTGGCCGGCGTGCTCTTCGCCTGCTCGCCGATGATGAGCATCTACCCCATCCTCGGCCAGCGCTTCGGCCTGGAAGGCCGCTGCGCCGCGGCCCTGGTGGTGTGCACCGTGCTGGCCTTCGTCAGCATCAGCGGCTTCATCGGGCTGCTGACCTGA
- a CDS encoding MFS transporter translates to MTSPAHLPATGSLDVQSFINKQPLSTYQWRIVLLCFLIVFLDGLDTAAMGFIAPALTQDWGIDRASLGPVMSAALIGMVFGALGSGPLADRFGRKIVLVTAVFLFGLFSLLSAFSSNIDQLLALRLLTGLGLGAAMPNATTLLSEYTPERLKSLLVTSMFCGFNLGMASGGFVSAKMIPAYGWHSLLLLGGILPLVLAVVLLVWLPESARFLVVRGKGDDKVRKTLAPIAPGEVAAASGFSVPEQKTVQSRNVFKVIFSGTYSAGTLLLWLTYFMGLVIVYLLTSWLPTLMRDSGASMEQAAFIGALFQFGGVLSAVGAGWAMDRFNPHKVIGIFYLMAGVFAYCVGQSLGEVTLLATLVLLAGMCVNGAQSAMPSLAARFYPTQGRATGVSWMLGIGRFGAILGAWIGATLLGLGWNFEQVLTALVVPAAIATTAVIIKGLVSHADAT, encoded by the coding sequence ATGACCAGCCCAGCCCATCTGCCCGCCACGGGCAGCCTCGATGTTCAATCCTTCATCAACAAGCAACCGCTTTCGACCTACCAGTGGCGCATCGTGCTGCTGTGCTTCCTCATCGTCTTCCTCGACGGCCTGGATACCGCGGCCATGGGCTTCATCGCCCCGGCGCTGACCCAGGACTGGGGTATCGATCGCGCCAGCCTCGGCCCGGTGATGAGCGCCGCGCTGATCGGCATGGTGTTCGGCGCCCTCGGCTCCGGCCCGCTGGCCGACCGTTTCGGGCGCAAGATCGTGCTGGTGACGGCGGTGTTCCTGTTCGGCTTGTTCAGCCTGCTGTCGGCCTTCAGCAGCAACATCGACCAGCTGCTCGCCCTGCGCCTGCTCACCGGCCTTGGCCTGGGCGCCGCGATGCCCAACGCCACCACGCTGCTGTCCGAATACACCCCGGAGCGCCTCAAGTCGCTGCTGGTCACCAGCATGTTCTGCGGCTTCAACCTGGGCATGGCCTCCGGTGGCTTCGTCTCCGCGAAGATGATCCCCGCCTATGGCTGGCACAGCCTGCTGCTGCTCGGCGGCATCCTGCCCCTGGTGCTGGCCGTGGTGCTGCTGGTGTGGCTGCCGGAGTCGGCACGCTTCCTGGTTGTGCGCGGCAAGGGAGACGACAAGGTACGCAAGACCCTGGCGCCCATCGCCCCCGGCGAAGTCGCGGCGGCCAGCGGCTTCAGCGTGCCGGAACAGAAGACCGTGCAGAGCCGAAACGTGTTCAAGGTGATCTTCTCCGGCACCTACAGCGCCGGCACCTTGTTGCTTTGGCTGACCTATTTCATGGGCCTGGTGATCGTCTACCTGCTCACCAGCTGGCTGCCCACCCTGATGCGCGACAGCGGCGCCAGCATGGAGCAGGCCGCCTTCATCGGCGCGTTGTTCCAGTTCGGCGGGGTGCTCAGCGCCGTGGGCGCGGGCTGGGCCATGGACCGCTTCAACCCGCACAAGGTGATCGGCATCTTCTACCTGATGGCTGGCGTCTTCGCCTATTGCGTGGGCCAGAGCCTGGGCGAGGTGACCCTGCTGGCGACCCTGGTGCTGCTGGCCGGCATGTGCGTCAACGGCGCGCAATCGGCCATGCCGTCCCTGGCGGCGCGCTTCTACCCGACCCAGGGCCGCGCCACCGGCGTGTCCTGGATGCTCGGCATCGGCCGCTTCGGGGCTATCCTGGGTGCCTGGATCGGCGCGACCCTGCTGGGTCTTGGCTGGAATTTCGAGCAAGTGCTGACGGCGCTGGTGGTGCCTGCCGCCATCGCCACCACGGCGGTGATTATCAAGGGGCTGGTCAGCCACGCTGACGCCACCTGA
- a CDS encoding IclR family transcriptional regulator C-terminal domain-containing protein, whose amino-acid sequence MTEELRVPLQPLAPPIIASPAKRIEAFTGDPNFMTSLARGLAVIHAFQERKRHLTIAQISHRTEIPRAAVRRCLHTLMKLGYVTTDGRTYSLLPKVLTLGHAYLSSTPLAVTAQPILDRLSDQLHEACSMATLEGDEILYLARSATPNRLISVDLSVGSRLPAYCTSMGRILLAALDDAALDDYLEHADLQIKTSRTVHTVDGLRASIAEIRRQGWVIIDQELEMGLRSVAVPVRDSAGQVLAALNVGTHVGRVSRQELETRFLPALLEASKELSTRLFH is encoded by the coding sequence ATGACCGAAGAACTGCGTGTTCCCCTGCAGCCCCTGGCGCCGCCGATCATCGCTTCGCCGGCCAAACGCATCGAAGCCTTCACCGGCGATCCGAACTTCATGACCTCCCTGGCCCGTGGCCTGGCGGTGATCCATGCGTTCCAGGAGCGCAAGCGCCACCTGACCATCGCCCAGATCAGCCACCGCACGGAGATTCCCCGCGCCGCCGTGCGCCGCTGCCTGCACACCCTGATGAAGCTCGGTTACGTGACCACCGACGGGCGCACCTATTCGCTGCTGCCCAAGGTACTGACCCTGGGGCATGCCTACCTGTCCTCGACGCCGCTGGCGGTCACCGCCCAGCCGATCCTCGACCGCTTGAGCGACCAGCTCCACGAGGCCTGCTCCATGGCCACCCTGGAAGGCGACGAGATCCTCTACCTCGCCCGTTCGGCCACGCCCAACCGCCTGATCTCGGTGGACCTCAGCGTCGGCAGCCGCTTGCCGGCCTACTGCACCTCCATGGGCCGCATCCTCCTGGCGGCGCTGGATGACGCGGCGCTTGACGACTACCTCGAACACGCCGACCTGCAGATCAAGACCAGCCGCACGGTGCACACGGTGGATGGCCTGCGCGCCAGCATCGCGGAAATCCGTCGCCAGGGCTGGGTGATCATCGACCAGGAACTGGAAATGGGCCTGCGCTCGGTGGCCGTGCCGGTGCGCGATTCTGCCGGCCAGGTACTGGCCGCGCTGAACGTGGGCACCCACGTCGGCCGGGTCAGCCGCCAGGAACTGGAAACCCGCTTCCTGCCGGCGCTGCTGGAAGCGAGCAAGGAACTGAGCACGCGGTTGTTCCACTGA
- a CDS encoding Rho-binding antiterminator, producing the protein MYQPLDCDLHDLLEIACMYRYLLRVDLVDGGGFEARALTTHTSAEKEEFFVLEVEDGPCSVRMDRLLAITPLEPGARFGRTELAGKVCAI; encoded by the coding sequence ATGTACCAGCCCCTGGATTGCGACCTGCATGACCTGCTGGAAATCGCCTGCATGTACCGCTACCTGCTGCGGGTGGACCTGGTGGACGGTGGCGGCTTCGAAGCCAGGGCGCTGACCACCCACACCAGCGCGGAGAAGGAAGAGTTCTTCGTGCTGGAGGTGGAGGATGGCCCTTGCTCGGTGCGCATGGACCGCCTGCTGGCGATCACCCCGCTGGAACCCGGCGCACGTTTTGGCCGGACGGAGCTGGCGGGAAAGGTCTGTGCGATCTGA